TTTCCATGTTCATCATATAAATGCCAGACCTGCTACACTAATATCTTAATTTGGGATGGTGATGAATTTAATCTAGTGAATGCTATATGGGTTTGTGCTATTGTTTAATTTTGCAGTGTATGCACACAGGACAGTTTACAATCTATTTGCACGAGGATACATATCTGTCCATGAACTTGGCCTATGTATGGTCATGTGAAAGCATCAATATCTGATAGGATGGTGGTTACTAACATCAAATGAAACTATATGTTTTTATGAGATTGATTCTGTTGGTACCCTATAAACTGATGATTTTCATTGTATTGAATTCTATGGGTGCCtagttttattttcttgtttggaAATTTGCTCATGATACATTCTCTTCAGGTCATCGTCCGAAATGTGCCACCTGATCCTGATGAGTCAGTAAGCGAGCTCGTTGAACATTTTTTCCTTGTTAATCATCGTGATAACTATTTAACTCATCAGGTATTTATTTTGTCATTGATTACTTCAGTAATTGTGGATGTGCACTAGCATAGCATCATCATTATGAAGGATATAGCTTTAAATAATGTCATTGATTATTTTTCTAGTGCCATTTAGGTGCTGTTTATACACTTTTATAATAGCAAAATATGCATCGTTATGATGCTTTAAGATATATATAACAGAATGGTGTCATATTACCAGTCCTTAGAGTTGCAGTTGTAAATCCAATTTAGAAGCAATTAGGTATACGCTTCAGTTGTGATTCATTTATTATCGATTATTATCTTCAACCACAAGTCTTTAATTGCTGCATGCATATTACTGCTAACCTTGTGCATATGCTGGGCATGTATCTATACATGTTTTACTTATGGGCATGACATGCGACACATACCTATTTTGCATGTTTTTCTGGGGAAAAGATGCTGGAAAGGAGTAGATAATCTTTTTCTTTAGAAGGGAAGATTAAACTTTTTTTAATGTTATTTCACTTTGAGAGTTTTTGTTGCACATAAAGTTTGTTTAATTCTAACTCTTATTTTCCTTTTCCAGAGATCTGCATGTTCCTTTTTCCTAATGTAGCTTCATCTCTTTTGGCTTTTGTTATTCTTCATATCTTTCCTTTAATCTCTTTCATTTGCTTAATGAAATGAGTTGAATAGCTGTAATGCCTGTCCTTTGTCTCTGAGAAAGGAAAATAAAGGGTCTGGCAAGTCAGGGGAGATTGCATATATGAATGATGATATACTAATGATTCATGTGAACCTGTGTAAGTTTTTGACACTTGATTGGGAATTTATGTTATTCCCCAAAAAGTATATCATTCCAACAAGAATGTGGCACTTAAAAATAGTGAATGTTCATATTTGGTTCATGATGTTGATTAGAAATTAAAATCAGTCAGTGTATTGTAGAGTGTAAACACTAAGAAGTGCTaggatgaaattattttcaaaagagAAACTACTTTGGATACATTTTACAATATTATTGTCTTAGAGAACTATATGTAACTCTTATATCATTAAATATTTTTTCGAAATATTTGTAACTGATTTTTACATGCTGTTTAGGTTGTGTATAATGCTAACACTCTTGCTAAGCTGGTTGAAGAGAAGAAACAGATGGAGAACTGGCTTGACTACTACCAATTAAAATTTGATCGCAATCCATCAAAAAGACCTACTCGAAAGGTTATCTAGAAAGATAATGACATTCTTTTTCTATAATATGTTCTTTTTAATTGTTCTTATTTTATCTATCCTCTGGTCGAGTAATGACTAATGAGTTTGTATTTTGTTGTTAACAGACTGGTTTTCTGGGACTGTGTGGTGACAAGGTGGACGCAATTGATTTTTACACATCTAAGGTTGATAAACTCTCTGAAGAAGTAAGTACTGATATTTGGAATTTTAAGtctaaaattaattatatgatgCAGAATCTGTGGTTAACAAATGGTATGCTTATTTATCACtaattatttttctcattttagtTAATGAAATAATACAAACttgcatagttttgaattatctGGTTGCTTGCATCTCACTTCCCTGGAACTGGTTGATTTCCATACTTAAGTTGAGATATGATACAGAAATTTTATTCAAGTTCAATATTTATTTGTTGACAATTAAATGGACATTGTCTCGAATTAATTTGCATTTAGTActagttcattttttttttcatgattgcTCACCTTTCCATAGCTCCATATACTTCTCTTTGTTGGTGCCTCTGGTCCAGTGTTTTTTGATATGCATGTTGAGGCCCTTGTCTGTGTGTTGACATACGTTACGTACCACAAAATGCATCAGACAATATGTGGTACTCACCTCTACCATTGTCACTGTACCATTTGTCACTGCTGTGCTGCTACTGCACCTGCTGCACAGAGAGAGTAGATATAGAATTATGTAACTACCTGTGGTCACTTTGTCTCCAGAATAATCATTAGATTGATTCAATAATCTGTCAAGCAACATACAACCAGACATGTCGATACTACAATTTATTAGAAAAAACACGACATGGCATGCCATAGACATGGAAATTAGTAATTATGTAGTTTAAATATTCTAGTAATAGTTTTATTTGTGAGAACTTATTTTGTACAATTTATGATTAGCattaataaaaattacatattaaccATTCACCaatttcatatgaaaaatatcaatTAGATACTCAGCGAGAATAATTCAAAAATTAAGTTGCATACATAATGTCATGAGGCCTTGGATGATGTGTCCTACAACAATACTAAATATAAATGTATCACATGTAGATGATGCAGATATTGAATTGGTTTGAAGTATCTGACATGTTGGGCGGTGTCTGACAAGAATCAGTGTTTGACACAATTACAATATAGAAGCAAGAAGCATATTCATGCTTCATATATTCTAATTTAATACATTTATGCTATCTTGGTTTTTTCTGACTTGCCAGTTTATGTAATTGTGTGTAACCAACATACCAAAACAAATCATTATAGTCTATCAAACTCTATATAAATCTCTAATATGTTGATAATTGATTTCCCTGGAAAAAATTGTCACTCTATGAATTTGAAGTTGAAACTTTCCCAAAAATGAGGTAGAAAGCTTGATGTTATCTTTTAATAATGGTGATTAACTGTCTTCATATGCCATTCTCAAAGAAtcaaatcaattatatatatatatatatatatatatatatatatatatatatatatatatatatatatatcttattgaTTAGACATCACAAATGATTTTTTACGATTCTATATCCTATTAACACTTTATCATGCTGATACTATTTCATGTGTAGTTTAGGATTTGGAATTGATTAATCTTTTAGGTGTTCTTTGTATATTCATGTTATGGATATTGGGGAAGGAGTATGATTTAGATGTTTGTTGACTTCTAAAATTAACAGCTTAAAAATGGTCTAAACCCTAAGAAAGTGTTCCCTAGTGCTAGATCAGTAGATTGTACTATAAAAGGGTTCCTTAGTGTTAGATTCTACTTTGTAAATGTACAGTTAGGAAAGCTTCCTTTTTGTTTCTTACTTAATTTAGTTTCCTGTTCTTTTGTCAATTACATTTTCAGGAAGCTGCAGAACgtgaaaagataataaaaaacccTAAGTTTATTATGCCAGCTGCTTTTGTTTCTTTTCGAACACGATGGGGGGCAGCAGTTTGTGCGCAAACACAGCAAAGTAGAAACCCCACCTTGTGGTTGACTGAGTGGGCTCCAGAACCTCGTGATGTATATTGGCAGAATCTAGCGATTCCCTTCGTTTCCATTACAATAAGACGGTTGATTGTGGCAGTTGCCTTCTTCTTTCTTACCTTCTTCTTTATGATTCCAATAACATTTGTACAGTCTCTGGCAAATATTGAGGGAATTGAGAAGGCGGTTCCATTTTTGAAGCCCTTAATTGAAGTGTAAGTATACTTCACTGTTTAACTTAAAGGTTCCATGGTACTTATATCTTTGGCAACTGTATttcattattttgaaattatctttaatataattTCGATTCATTGCAAATTTAACATCTTATTGTATAGCTTACTTGTATCCAGATTGTTGCCCCTTCAGTGTTGTTATAACTCCTTTCTCTGAAGTCTTTATGAACCACTACAAGCACATGAGAATGACAAATATGCTATGAGATGTACGACTTTAGACATGCACTTTGCCTTCCATATGATGAAGATGTTTAGTACTGTGTAAGCCATAAGGTTTAAGGGAGGAACAAATCTTTACATGGCCTTGGTCTGCTTTTAAGTTGAGCAATTATAGTAAGGCGTATCTGAAGGGGATCCCtggttttaagtttttttttttcttttttaatagacAGGACTGGACCACCTGAAATGGGCTGGTGCAAAAAGTATGGTTAGATCAAATTTTAGTTTGTGCCAACCAATACAGGGGCATATGTTAACTAGACAGTGTGGGATCATATCATTCCAAAAAGTTATAGACATAGTGCAGAAGTTGATAAGACAAATCTTTTCATGACATGTTTTAAAAGCAATAACAAGCATGGTTTATGACATATTTTGCTGTGACTTCCATCGATTTATAAATCATTTAGAAAAAAATGATGATCGAATAATTTTGAAGAAAGCTAAAGCATCATGACTTAGGTGACCTATAAGCACAATAACTCATACTTGGATGCCAATGTAGCCAAAATTCTCAAGCCAAATTATCAGCAGTTATTATTATGTATACTAAGGTTAACTTTTGTGTTTCATATCCATGCTAGCTAGAAGCTACAGTATTGTGTTTCATAGCTGGGTTGGGTCATCAAAGTAATTAGCTAAACATACCTCTAAGTTGAGCAGATGGGTATTGGAGGCAAGTGGCACTGCACACAGAATGAGCTAAAGACACCTCTAAGCTAAATGCTATCACATTAATATGTGTATGATATTATTTCATGCATTGAATAATGTCCTATGAATTCTAAGAGGGTGTGCATGAGCAATTCCAATGATCCAAGGGCTATTTGTGGTATTTGTCAAGTTACACAATTTTGTGTGCTGATACTGTATCAGTTAGGACTCACACCGAGTGTTGGTATGTTAGTGCATGCCAAGTTTTGTAAAAAGTCTAAGAAAACTGAAAAAAAGAGACTATCTGGTCAGAGCCTGTACCACATTTTGCCGGGTGGTACTGGTCCTGTACCAATTGGTACCAGCCCTGTCTTAAGTGTATTTGGCAGTACAAGCCCTGTGCCGGGTGTGCATGAATAATGTCCTATGAATTCTAAGAGGGTGTCCATGAGCAATTCCAATGATCTAAGGGCTATTTGTGGTATTTGTCAAGTTACACAATTTTGTGTGCTGATACTGTATCAGTTAGGACTCACAACGAGTGTTGGTATGTTAGTGCATGCCAAGTTTTGTAAAAAGTCTAAGAAAACTGAAAAAAAGAGACTATCTGGTAAGAGCCTGTACCACATTTTGCCGGGTGGTACTGGTCCTGTACCAATTGGTACCAGCCCTGTCTTAAAGTGTATTTGGCAGTACAAGCCTTGTGCCGCTAGGTACAGGTGCAGTACTAGATGTATGGCCCGGTTTACTATGCTCTATGTGTCAGTTGCTTGTCAGACCGATGAACATCACATGTACTGAACTGTAATGATGTGGTATTGCAAACTTTGGTATTTGTAACTTTATTAGGGTGGAAATAAAACTTCCAACTTTTTCTGGAAAAAAAGGATTGGACACTTCAGTCATTCATGATTTATGAAAAGCTctatttaggaatacaaaataaaAACAGACAAAAGAAGGTTCAGGATTGTATCAGAAAAAGATGAAAAACAAAGGAAAAGCTTCTGGGAGATGAATAATATCTCTTCTGCTGctctgtatcatactgttgctcagagaaggatggacCAACTATCACTATACTGCTGTTGctcatatgattctccataatatgatggctatgaatacgatgagcttctttttgtgtctatatcatgtaggctctgtcgtatctgctcaaattcatccactgccttccccttccgcgcataaacttgactagtaccttgtcgagttccatgatctgaatcttgggtggcatgtgtaaaatcttGGGTGGTATGTAATATCTGACTGTTATCGCCTGATATTACcctgtatcgtccgatacggggcgCTTTTAAACGTTCCGCCCGGTAACAGACGGTCCGCGTATTGGtataccgtcggaccggtacgtaccgcccggcagTATGTTCACCAATATATACATCAAGAGCTgcttcggacaaatatgattcatgacgatcagcctacgatcagcaccacattgatacattaatgacatacggtgtatcaatacactatgtcatgggatcaatttcatgattgggtccaacaaacatatcatattgatatgcagatgtataagatcgaggaccccgatccaccactcgTGGAGGCCTGTCGTTCGTTTTGATGGTAGAATcagcaatcaggtatatctacatatgtgattatttaattcatttgaattttagagtttatattgtaacaaaatagtctaacaatttaaatgatttttctgttgatatttcaatatttacataaggacaatccgtaatggactgaaatacgaacgttgcacaagatattcttcaaagcccgaaaaagatatgtgatactattattacctaatttacattgattttgctaaacttatgctattactatatttatttctaacttaaaaaccctatcctagctttttttttttactttcagatattttcggagggttttacgccaaaattaggtgtaccgctcggtacaccctagcataccgctcggtacatggtaccgtaccataccgagctaacctcgaaacaccggtatggtacgatattgcataccttggtttaaCTGCATGTCCTTCCTGCATGCATCTATGATTAACGTGGAGCCATAAATGAAACTAGATGAGAGGTGGAACCGTTCCCTCTCAAGAAAATAAGAAATGGAAAAAATCTCACAGGTTTACTGAACATCTCAACATGTAAGCTTTATTTCTGGACTCCATTGTGCCTAAACCACAAATTTTTATGTGTGGGCTTACATTACATTAAGCCAAAAATTTCTCTGTGAAACATTTTCTTTTAGCAAAAGTTAGTATTACAAGTAAATCAGCTTCAAAATGTAAAAGATACTAGCTCAGACCCTAGGCTGTCAGTGTTAGATTATTTGCAAGAATTCTATTGTAACAATAGGCGTGAATAATAATGATATAGGAGATGTTATAATTTAAGGAGCCAATATTGTGTGAAAGAGATCCTATCAGCTGAAAATAAGTTACAAGGGAACTTATATGGTCGGTATTCTGGACCATTCGGGGGGAAACCACCAAGAGCTTAAGGAATATTTTGTATATACTGGTCAGGCACATAGCAGTTGTTTTTCTTATCTGAGTTTGCTGGTATGGTACCAGTGCTTGTTTTCCTACCTGATTTTTCTTGTATTTTACCAAAACTTATGGACTCCAATATACTTGCACTTTTTTATGCCTGACATCTGCTCATCATTTTTATATTGCTTCtagttgttttatgaaattttagATATGGTTGTGGACTCTACTGTTATGAAGTTACATATTGTGTAATTTCTGTTTAATTTGTTTATTCTGCCATCGGTTTTCCCCCCCCATCTGCTGATATGCTGTTGTATGATTGCAAAGACCTGTCATCAAGTCATTCATCCAAGGTTTTCTCCCTGGAATTGCTCTGAAGATCTTTCTTATATTGCTGCCTACAATATTGATGATCATGTCAAAGTTTGAAGGATTTATATCCTTGTCAGCTCTCCAGCGAAGATCTGCATCCAGATATTACCTATTTTTACTAGTTAATGTGTTCTTAGGGAGCATAATTGCTGGAACAGCATTTGAGCAATTAAATACTTTTATTCATCAGTCAGCAAATGAGTATGTTCTGCACTTGCCTTTATTTGAAAGCCAACTCACGAAAGTTTGTGGGAATTAAATTTTTTCTGTACATGTATTCATGATAATTCATCAGGTCTAGCTTGtgtatttatctttttttggaCATTAAATCCTTTATAGTCTAACTGCTTTGAAATGGATCCGGTTACGCAGAATCCCAGAGAAAATAGGTGTATCTATTCCGATGAAAGCAACCTTCTTCGTTACATATATCATGGTTGATGGTTGGGCTGGAATTGCTGGGGAGATTCTGAGGTTGAAGCCattaataatctaccacttgaaaaaCTTTTTCTTGGTAAAGACCGAAAAGGACAGAGAAGAGGCAATGGATCCAGGAAGTATCGAGTTTGCCACATCTGAACCTCAAATACAGCTGTATTTCTTACTTGGCCTTGTATATGCAACCGTCACCCCCTTCTTACTTCCTTTCATACTAATATTTTTTGGTCTGGCATATGTTGTTTTTCGTCATCAGGTGAGCAATTTCAAAACTAATCATGCATTTGCAATTGCAATAATTTCACGAAAGGCTTAGTTTTAACAACTTTACATGCATATCTTATTTATTATGTTGTAGTTCATGGTTGAGTTCTAAGTTCTGTAATGCTAGTTATTTTTCTGTTTTACCCTCATTGAATTTGTTCTACATATTCAACTGTAAACTATGATAACTAATTTTGTGACCCATATACTTGGAGAGAACAATTATTTTCCTCAACTCTGATCAAGTTATTA
This genomic stretch from Musa acuminata AAA Group cultivar baxijiao chromosome BXJ3-9, Cavendish_Baxijiao_AAA, whole genome shotgun sequence harbors:
- the LOC135649773 gene encoding calcium permeable stress-gated cation channel 1-like isoform X1; the protein is MASISDIGLSAAINFLSALAFLVAFAVLRLQPINDRVYFSKWYLKGIRSSPTRSGTFVQKFVNLNLRSYLKFLEWMPAALKMPEPELIDHAGLDSAVFLRIYLIGLKIFIPITILAFSVLVPVNWTNGTLNDSNNLQYSDIDKLSISNVPERSQRFWVHLVMAYVFTFWTCYVLRKEYGTIASMRLHFLATVKRRPDQFTVIVRNVPPDPDESVSELVEHFFLVNHRDNYLTHQVVYNANTLAKLVEEKKQMENWLDYYQLKFDRNPSKRPTRKTGFLGLCGDKVDAIDFYTSKVDKLSEEEAAEREKIIKNPKFIMPAAFVSFRTRWGAAVCAQTQQSRNPTLWLTEWAPEPRDVYWQNLAIPFVSITIRRLIVAVAFFFLTFFFMIPITFVQSLANIEGIEKAVPFLKPLIEVPVIKSFIQGFLPGIALKIFLILLPTILMIMSKFEGFISLSALQRRSASRYYLFLLVNVFLGSIIAGTAFEQLNTFIHQSANEIPEKIGVSIPMKATFFVTYIMVDGWAGIAGEILRLKPLIIYHLKNFFLVKTEKDREEAMDPGSIEFATSEPQIQLYFLLGLVYATVTPFLLPFILIFFGLAYVVFRHQIINVYNQEYESAAAFWPDVHGRIISALVISQLLLLGLLSTKKAADSTPFLIALPILTIWFHRFCKNRYESAFVKYPIQEAMMKDTLERAREPNLDLKAYLSNAYVHPVFKDGEDEDSVATDEEKEVENVLVPTKRASRRNTPVPSKFGCSSPPSLPDDVQELL